The following are encoded in a window of Thermoanaerobaculia bacterium genomic DNA:
- a CDS encoding ZIP family metal transporter codes for MHFLEEFIIPLLPSNPVLQGLIGGIIISLLNTLGALLILVWRKPSERALNAGLGLAAGVMLTASFTSLILPGIEYGGLWPVVIGVILGALSLDLSDHFIPHKHFVSGKEGGDAKNLKVVWLFIIAITLHNMPEGLAVGVGFGAGNLHDAITLMLAIGIQNIPEGLAVAVSSRRAGLGTTFYAVVVGIRSGLVEIPAALFGAWAVQLGNFILPYAMGFAAGAMLYVISDEIIPETHREGYERVATLGTLAGILIMLILDVSLG; via the coding sequence TTGCACTTTCTTGAAGAGTTCATTATTCCCCTTCTTCCCTCCAACCCTGTGCTCCAGGGGTTGATCGGTGGAATCATCATTTCTCTGCTGAATACCCTGGGTGCGCTCCTGATCCTCGTCTGGAGAAAACCCTCCGAACGGGCCCTGAACGCCGGTTTAGGGCTGGCTGCGGGGGTCATGCTTACGGCTTCCTTTACCAGCCTGATTCTGCCCGGGATCGAGTACGGCGGCCTGTGGCCGGTCGTCATCGGCGTCATTCTTGGTGCCCTTTCCCTGGATCTTTCCGATCACTTTATTCCCCACAAGCACTTTGTTTCCGGAAAGGAAGGGGGCGATGCCAAGAACCTGAAGGTTGTGTGGCTTTTCATCATCGCCATCACACTCCATAACATGCCGGAGGGCCTCGCCGTCGGCGTGGGGTTCGGGGCGGGAAACCTGCACGATGCGATCACCCTGATGCTGGCGATCGGGATTCAGAACATCCCTGAGGGCCTTGCCGTCGCGGTCTCGTCCCGCCGGGCCGGTCTGGGAACGACCTTCTATGCCGTCGTGGTCGGGATCCGTTCCGGGCTGGTGGAAATTCCCGCCGCCCTCTTTGGAGCCTGGGCCGTTCAGCTGGGCAATTTTATTCTTCCCTACGCCATGGGCTTCGCCGCCGGGGCCATGCTCTACGTCATCAGCGACGAAATCATTCCTGAAACCCACCGGGAAGGGTATGAGCGGGTGGCCACCCTGGGAACCCTCGCCGGGATCCTGATCATGCTGATCCTGGACGTGTCCCTGGGATAG